CGGCCTGTTCCGCCGCCCGGCGCGCAGATCCCCACCAACGTCTGGACTCGCGAGCGTGTCCGGCGGAACCGAGCGCGTCGGCAAGGACGAATGCAAACCGAGCATTGAGCCGCCGCCACCGGTGCATATCGTGTCCGGACGCGTTGGCCACCATGGCCTGCTGGAAGGCGAGATAGTCCAGGGACAGATCAGCGATCATCATCGCAGGAGGCCGCGAGGCCATTTGCAAGCCGTACTCCCAAGCGACTTCCTCCCACTCCGGTAGGCCGGAAGCGCCCACATTGTGATCGACAATGGCACGGAGATGCTCAAGGCCCTCCATCGGCGGAACCACCGCCGATACGCCGACCATGGCGACACCTGCGAGGAGCTTTCGCCGTAGCTTGTCCATATCGACAGCATCCTGCACATTCGGGGTTCCTGCCACAGGCGTGGATGCCGATCCGGTCAGGGCAACCTCGCGCAGAGCGATCAGAACACCATCGCCACCAAAGTAATCATCCAGGCGTTTCACCACGTCACGAGGTATTGGTCGTTCTCCACGTTCCCATCGGCCAAGCAAGGACCAGTCCACCAGGACTTCCTTTGCCACATCCTTCAGGGAAAGGTCCTGGCACTCTCTCCAGTGCCGCAAAACCGCCCCGAGCAGATGCCACAGCGATCGCGAAGGATCAACCGGACCGGAAACGCGAGGCATAGCGACCTCCTGCTGTTTTGGCGGCTTTGGCCAATTCGATTGACCAAAGCAGATCTCTGGATGACCCCTGAGCGCGCCTTCACTATGGCACGTAACGCTTCATCGACCACGGGAAGTTAGCGACTCTCATTGATGAGCCGCGTTCCCTACCTTTCTCTCGCGAAAGGGAAGCTCATGAGTCAACGCAATGCCTGTCGGAACCATCTCCTTCCACCCCGATTCGACAGACAGCACAGCCCCACCTTTTGATCGGCAACCAGCGGCAAGCCATATACCGCTCATAGAAGTCATTAGGTTCTAAATCCCACCAAATCCCAGAAAACCGCCCTCCAGCGCCTGTGCGTCGAACTCCACACCCACCGCGTCTACCCGGCGATCCCCGACGATCACGTTCTGGCTTCCAAACACCATGCCAATGCCTGAACCTCTGGGGAGGAAGGGTCGACCACCTGGCACGGGCGGCGATCCCGAACCGACCGGGTAGCCTGGCGAGGTGCTTGAAGCGATCAAAGCCACCCGTTACGTGACACCGCTGCGCGAGGGCGGCTCGCTGCCCGGGGTGATGGAGGCTGACGACCTCGGCACCCACGTGGTGAAGTTCCGCGGCGCCGGGCAGGGTCGCCGGGTCCTGGTCGCGGAGATCGTGTCCGCGGGGCTGGCCCGGCGCCTGGGGTTCCGCACGCCCGAGCTGAAGGTGATCGACGTCGATCCGCAGCTCGGCGCCCGCGAGCCCGACGAGGAGATCCAGGACCTGCTCAAGGCCAGCGAGGGCAACAACCTGGCGGTCGACTTCCTGCCGGGCGCGCTGGGCTTCGAGCCGCTGGCCTGGCCCCCCGAGCCCGGGTTCGCCTCCCGCCTGATCTGGTTCGACGCGCTGATCCACAACGTCGACCGGAGCTGGCGCAACCCGAACCTGCTCCTGTGGCACGGCGACACCTGGCTGATCGACCACGGCGCCGCGCTCTGGTTCCACCACAACTGGCCCTCGGCCGACCCGTTGCGCGACTTCGACGCGAGCGACCACGTGATGGCCCCCTTCGCCACCCGGGTGCCCGAGGCCGACGCCGAGTTCAGCGAGATGATCACCAGGGACCTGCTCGACGGGGTGGTGGACGAGGTCCCCGACGAGTGGCTGGAGGACGAGCCGGGGTTCGACGGGGCGCAGGCCGTGCGGCAGGCGTACGTCGAGCACCTGCTGGCCCGAGCCCAGGGGCCGCGCACCTGGCTGCCGCGGCCGTCGGACCAGGAGCCCCGTCAGGACCAGGAGAGGAAGACCGGCTCGGTGGGCGCGTTCTGGAAGGACAACCGGTGAGGGACGTCTACGAGTACGCGGTCATCCGGGTCATCCCCCGCGTGGAGCGCGGCGAGCTGATCAACGCCGGCGTGCTGCTCTACTGCCAGCCCCGCAGCTACCTGTGCGCCCGCGTGGAGCTGGACGAGGCGCGCCTGCGCGCCCTCGACACCGGCGTGGACCTCGACGGGGTACGGGACGCGCTCGGCGCCTACCAGCGCACCTGCGACAGCGACTCGGGGCCCCTGACCAAGGAGCCGCTGGGCAGCCGCTTCCGCTGGCTGACCGCCCCGCGCAGCACGATCGTGCAGACCGGCCCGGTCCACGCCGGTCTCACCGCCGACCCGGAGGCGGAGCTGGAGCACCTCGTGACCCGTCTGGTCCGCAGCCCCTGACCAGGCACCCGAGGTGCCCCGGCCTCGGGAAAGAACCGAACCTCGGGAAAGAACCGAACCGCAGAAGAGCACCGAGCCTCAGAAGAGCACCGACATGAAGGTGCCGACCTCGGCGAAACCGGCCCTGCGGTAGGCGGCCCTGGCGGGGGCGTTGTAGTCGTTGACGTACAGCGAGACCACCGGCGCGAAGTAGTCGAGCGCGTGCTTGACCACCGCGGCCATCCCCGCCACCGCGTGGCCGCGTCCGCGCAGGTCGGGGTGGACCCAGACCCCCTGGATCTGGCAGGCGTGCGGCGTCACCGCGCCGATCTCGGCCTTGAAGACGACCCTGCCGCCCTCGATGCGGGCGTAGGACCTGCCGATCCTGATCAGCTCGGCGACCCTGGACCGGTAGAGGGCACCGCCGTCCCCTGCCTCCGGGGAGACGCCCACCTCCTCGGTGAACATCGCCACGCAGGCCGGAAGCAGGATGTCGAACTCGTCGGGCCGGACGCGCCGCACCAGCGGGTCGGCGGGGACGGGCGACGGCTCGGCGATCACCATGACCGGCTGTGCCCAGCGGATCGCGCGGGCGGCCCCCCAGTACGGCTCCAGCCGCTCCCAGAGCACCTCCACCGCGTCCGCCGGGCCGACGATCGAGGAGCAGCGGCGGCCCTGCTTGCGCGCGCGCTCGGCGAAGGCGTAGACGGCGTCCGTACCGGCGTTGACCGGGACCAGGTTCGCCCCGGCGTAACAGATGGAGGTCAGGCCGCCGCGCGGCCCGAACCCCCACATCTGGCCACCGAGCCTGGCCGGATTGAGCCCGACCGAACGGACCCTGGAGGCGACGAAGACATTGCCGACGGGGTCGGTGTCGAGAAGCGCCAGGACCTCGTCTCGATCGTTGTCGTCGAGCACGCGCGACGCCGTTGTGCGCAGCATCACGTGCTCAGCCTACGCGACCCCCTTGAATTTGGCAGGAACCAACACAGAGCCTCTCATCTACCTGCTTTGGTCACCTCTTTCCGCCGTGTGCCCGGCGGGCACGCGGACGGTCGCGGGGGCGGTCACCGGTACGGGCGCGGGGATTCCCGGGCACCGGGCATCCGGGGCGGAGGCCTGGCGAGGGCCGGGAAGGGTGCCGTCCCTGAGGTAGGCGGCCAGGCGCCGGTCGACGCAGGCGTTCCCGTTGAGCGCGACCCCGTGGTTGCCGCCGGGCACGGCCAGCAGCCGGGATCGGTGGAACAGGGCGCGCATCCGCACCGCCCCGGCGTACGGGGTGGCGGCGTCGCGCTGCCCCTGGATCAGCAGGATCGGCGGCAGCTTGTCGTCGTCGTGAATCTGTACGGGGGTCCCGGCCGGCTGGGGCCAGAACGCGCACGGCGCGTTGTACCAGGCGTTGGGCCAGGTGAGGAAGGGCGCCCTGGCGTTGGCCCTGGTCATGTCGGCCCGCCAGCGCGCCCAGTCGCGCGGCCAGGCGGCGTCGCGGCACTGCACCGCGAGGTAGACCGCGTAGTTGTTCTCGTCCTTGGCGTCGTTCACCGCGTGCTTGCGGTAGGTGTTGACCAGGGGGGCCGCCTCCCCCTTCTTGACGTAGGCGGAGAAGGCCTTGGCCAGTTGCGGCCAGACGACGTCGGAATAGCCGCCCAGAGTGTAGACGTCGTCGAGCTCGCTCGGGCCGACCACCCCTCCGGCCGGGCGGTCGGCCAGCCGGTGCCGCATGGCGTTCCAGGCGAAGGAGACCGCCCTCTCGGTGGCGCCGAGCCGGTAGACCGGGTTGTGGCGGGCGATCCACTTCAGGAAGTCCTCGTGCCTGTCCTGGAAGGCGATGCTCTGGTCGAGGTTCGAGCGGTACCAGATACCTCGCGGATCGACCACGCTGTCCAGGACGAGCCGCTTGAGCCGGTCGGGGAAGAGCGTCGCGTAGACCGCGCCGAGGTAGGTCCCGTACGAGTAACCCAGGAAGCTGATCTTCGACTCACCGAGCGCCTCCCTGATCAGGTCCATGTCCCTGGCGGAGTTCTCGGTGGTCATGTGCGGCAGCATCCAGCTCCACCGCTCGCCGCACGCCTGGGCGTACCTGCGGGCCCGGCCGATCAGCACACTCTCGTCGTGCCTGGTGACCGGCACCTGGTCGGCGCGGGGCGCCTCGTAGTACTTCTTGGGGTCGACGCACTTCAGCGCGGGATCGCTGGCCCCCACCCCGCGCGGGTCGAATCCGACCACGTCGAACCGGTCGGCCAGGCCGTCGGGAAGCCCCGCCGCGACCCCCTTGACCAGGTCGCGGCCGGACGCCCCGGGGCCACCCGGGTTGACCAGCAGCGCGCCGAGACGGTCGTGGACGGCCTTCCCCCTGATCCGGTTCAGGGCGATGCCGATGGTCTGGGACGGGTTGGCGTAGTCGAGCGGCACCCTCAGGGTGGCGCACTCCATCGGGTTGTCCACCCGCCCGGCGGGAGCGAGCACCGCCCCGGTCACCGAGGCCCCGCCCTCGCAGGGCCCCCAGACCAGCGCCTCCCTCTCCTGTCTCTCCTGGGCCACCGCCCCCTGCGGCACCCCCACCGCCACGGCCAGCATCGCGATGCTCGCGGCGATCCCGACGACCCTCTTCTTCACTGTGTGATCCCCCTACTCGTACGGCAGAGGCGATGGTCTCCCGGAGGCGGCGCGATCATCCGGAACACAGCCGAAGGTCTAGCAAAGTGTAGTCAGATAATTGCTAAGTGTAATGACACCAGGTAGTGCGGCACGACGGAGGGCCGTGGAGGTCCGGGAGACCTGTCCGCGCCCTCGGCACGGGCGCGCGGAGTCCGGCACGGGGTGCGGCATGGAGTCCGGCGCGGGAAGGAGTCGCGGGTGGCGGGCCCGCTCGCGCCCGGCGCGGGGAGGGCCGGCGGGTATGGGTTCTCCCCCCGCCTCGACGCGGGAAGGACCGCCACGCGGAACCGCCCGCACCCCGGCGCGGTACGCGATCCCGGGGACGGGCGGCGGAACTCTCCGGTCGAGCGGCCGATGGGTGGTCGGCCGTTCGGTGCGGTGTGGCCGCGGTGGTGGTCGCGGGGGTGGTCGCGGGGGTGGAGCCGGTGCGGGCGGTGCGGCTAGCCGACGACGACCTGGGGCCCGGGGGCGTCGTCGTCGAGGTCGACCTCCACGCCCATCTCCTCGGCGAGGCGCAGGGCCTCCTCGATCAGGGTCTCCACGATCTGCGACTCGGGGACGGTC
This region of Streptosporangium sp. NBC_01495 genomic DNA includes:
- a CDS encoding alpha/beta hydrolase, whose amino-acid sequence is MKKRVVGIAASIAMLAVAVGVPQGAVAQERQEREALVWGPCEGGASVTGAVLAPAGRVDNPMECATLRVPLDYANPSQTIGIALNRIRGKAVHDRLGALLVNPGGPGASGRDLVKGVAAGLPDGLADRFDVVGFDPRGVGASDPALKCVDPKKYYEAPRADQVPVTRHDESVLIGRARRYAQACGERWSWMLPHMTTENSARDMDLIREALGESKISFLGYSYGTYLGAVYATLFPDRLKRLVLDSVVDPRGIWYRSNLDQSIAFQDRHEDFLKWIARHNPVYRLGATERAVSFAWNAMRHRLADRPAGGVVGPSELDDVYTLGGYSDVVWPQLAKAFSAYVKKGEAAPLVNTYRKHAVNDAKDENNYAVYLAVQCRDAAWPRDWARWRADMTRANARAPFLTWPNAWYNAPCAFWPQPAGTPVQIHDDDKLPPILLIQGQRDAATPYAGAVRMRALFHRSRLLAVPGGNHGVALNGNACVDRRLAAYLRDGTLPGPRQASAPDARCPGIPAPVPVTAPATVRVPAGHTAERGDQSR
- a CDS encoding DUF3037 domain-containing protein, with amino-acid sequence MRDVYEYAVIRVIPRVERGELINAGVLLYCQPRSYLCARVELDEARLRALDTGVDLDGVRDALGAYQRTCDSDSGPLTKEPLGSRFRWLTAPRSTIVQTGPVHAGLTADPEAELEHLVTRLVRSP
- a CDS encoding HipA family kinase — its product is MLEAIKATRYVTPLREGGSLPGVMEADDLGTHVVKFRGAGQGRRVLVAEIVSAGLARRLGFRTPELKVIDVDPQLGAREPDEEIQDLLKASEGNNLAVDFLPGALGFEPLAWPPEPGFASRLIWFDALIHNVDRSWRNPNLLLWHGDTWLIDHGAALWFHHNWPSADPLRDFDASDHVMAPFATRVPEADAEFSEMITRDLLDGVVDEVPDEWLEDEPGFDGAQAVRQAYVEHLLARAQGPRTWLPRPSDQEPRQDQERKTGSVGAFWKDNR
- a CDS encoding GNAT family N-acetyltransferase, whose translation is MLRTTASRVLDDNDRDEVLALLDTDPVGNVFVASRVRSVGLNPARLGGQMWGFGPRGGLTSICYAGANLVPVNAGTDAVYAFAERARKQGRRCSSIVGPADAVEVLWERLEPYWGAARAIRWAQPVMVIAEPSPVPADPLVRRVRPDEFDILLPACVAMFTEEVGVSPEAGDGGALYRSRVAELIRIGRSYARIEGGRVVFKAEIGAVTPHACQIQGVWVHPDLRGRGHAVAGMAAVVKHALDYFAPVVSLYVNDYNAPARAAYRRAGFAEVGTFMSVLF
- a CDS encoding helix-turn-helix domain-containing protein, with amino-acid sequence MPRVSGPVDPSRSLWHLLGAVLRHWRECQDLSLKDVAKEVLVDWSLLGRWERGERPIPRDVVKRLDDYFGGDGVLIALREVALTGSASTPVAGTPNVQDAVDMDKLRRKLLAGVAMVGVSAVVPPMEGLEHLRAIVDHNVGASGLPEWEEVAWEYGLQMASRPPAMMIADLSLDYLAFQQAMVANASGHDMHRWRRLNARFAFVLADALGSAGHARESRRWWGSARRAAEQADDHEAMALVYASEAVQGLYEDRPAALVLSRVDSALALTSGRPCQATARALGARAHALALVGDHASAHESLDQQARVFDALPDRVTRDELSMDGWPEFRLLHTRSLVCALSGHPAAARAQREALAAHPSGRPRPTVQVRLHEAISAVRDGDVEEVLEQARRTVEGLGTNVNWFVLRTAQWVADAVPPRERSRSAVIDYREQLTLSRGET